A genomic region of Fodinisporobacter ferrooxydans contains the following coding sequences:
- a CDS encoding LysE family translocator, protein MYVEIFLIGVLAAISPGPDFVVVMKNSLGIGRKYGIATALGIASALIVHVTYTILGFTIIIKKFPSLFNIIKLAGAIYLLWLGYKGIRSKAQSESSNEISIEQKLKPSIREGFREGFLCNLLNPKAPLFFLSVFSQFLGHNTSDWVRWVYGGETIFAIGLWFVSLAVLISNNYFRNMYQKYMHWFDRGLGVVLIVFAVTIGITAFSS, encoded by the coding sequence ATGTATGTGGAAATTTTTTTAATTGGTGTTTTAGCAGCAATATCACCTGGTCCAGATTTTGTAGTTGTTATGAAAAATAGTTTAGGGATAGGAAGAAAATATGGCATTGCTACAGCATTAGGTATTGCCAGTGCATTAATTGTTCATGTTACGTACACCATTTTGGGTTTTACAATTATTATAAAAAAATTTCCAAGTCTTTTTAATATCATTAAACTTGCTGGGGCTATCTATTTACTATGGTTAGGGTATAAAGGTATTCGTTCGAAAGCACAATCTGAAAGTTCAAATGAAATAAGCATAGAACAGAAATTGAAACCCTCTATAAGAGAAGGTTTTCGTGAGGGATTTTTATGTAACCTTTTAAATCCAAAGGCTCCTTTATTTTTTTTAAGTGTGTTTTCTCAATTTCTCGGACACAACACTTCCGATTGGGTGCGATGGGTATATGGTGGAGAAACCATTTTTGCTATTGGTCTTTGGTTTGTCTCGTTAGCGGTACTTATTTCAAATAATTATTTCAGAAACATGTATCAAAAATATATGCATTGGTTTGACCGAGGACTTGGTGTTGTTTTAATTGTGTTCGCCGTTACTATCGGGATAACTGCGTTTTCAAGTTAA